In Flexibacter flexilis DSM 6793, one DNA window encodes the following:
- a CDS encoding GIY-YIG nuclease family protein, translating to MTGNAFSLGEELELRKVEYKLHRELWSKFNYPDLNLNFNQWVTIKYLNDNADNFDANIENIPNDKGGLYMFYVKCEIITGITEYPLYVGRAQFTANQNLRKRVKEYFQKYQRNDERPKITRMFNYWKNDLHLAYFPLDDNEDTVCIEKEFINSLLLPMNTEIPDAEIKQAIKAFQ from the coding sequence ATGACTGGAAACGCATTTTCATTAGGAGAAGAATTGGAATTAAGGAAAGTTGAATACAAGCTTCATAGAGAATTGTGGAGTAAATTCAATTATCCTGATTTGAATTTAAACTTTAACCAATGGGTAACAATAAAATACCTAAATGACAATGCTGACAATTTTGATGCAAACATTGAAAATATTCCCAACGACAAAGGAGGTTTGTATATGTTTTATGTTAAGTGTGAAATCATTACGGGCATAACTGAATATCCACTATATGTTGGACGGGCACAGTTTACAGCAAATCAAAATCTAAGAAAACGTGTAAAAGAATACTTTCAAAAATATCAACGTAATGATGAAAGACCAAAAATAACAAGAATGTTTAATTATTGGAAAAACGATTTACACTTAGCATATTTTCCATTAGATGATAACGAAGACACTGTTTGTATTGAAAAGGAGTTTATTAACTCATTACTTTTACCAATGAATACAGAAATTCCAGACGCAGAAATTAAACAAGCAATAAAAGCATTTCAATAA
- a CDS encoding recombinase family protein has product MYFLCDDIDRIARDIVVHMQIKQELERLGLSFVTVKMTFENTATGRFSEGIMALQAEFFRRQNAERVFSRQHARLMDGYWPWFPPLGYQQVKSAHG; this is encoded by the coding sequence ATGTATTTTTTATGTGATGACATAGACCGTATTGCGCGTGATATAGTGGTTCACATGCAAATCAAACAAGAATTGGAGAGGTTGGGCTTGTCTTTTGTTACCGTAAAAATGACGTTTGAGAACACGGCTACGGGTAGGTTTTCGGAAGGGATTATGGCCTTACAAGCGGAATTTTTCCGCAGGCAAAACGCCGAGAGAGTTTTTTCGCGCCAACACGCCCGTTTGATGGACGGTTATTGGCCATGGTTTCCGCCATTGGGTTATCAGCAAGTCAAATCGGCTCACGGCTGA
- a CDS encoding recombinase family protein translates to MDGQEIACRQFAQAKGWTVMQVFKEEGVSG, encoded by the coding sequence TTGGACGGCCAAGAAATAGCATGTCGTCAATTTGCACAAGCCAAAGGCTGGACGGTCATGCAGGTATTTAAGGAAGAAGGGGTTTCGGGTTGA
- a CDS encoding DUF4407 domain-containing protein — protein MGNMLEYASFSDEVLLSQCTNHSRMTQRAVGLCVWLVIVLSALNMAYLIWTVSNSYLLAVLMFLIYGGIMLQVERIMYASASNKGMIFRLIFVFGSTYMLHTVNEYIVYGKEITQTIEENYQQKRLETIEPMTNAVGNYLASKKELQDELTQLRHQKADLESKLAQEIGGVSFSQKVSGNEGDGKLAGIIKNDIALCEQKIQDIEGRLSSTETGFKRDSVTAVAKQDILELSSTPHYSAVEQSAALEKAKDKADEYHKIAFDLWGKIVIAFSVFFESAVLILKMIIKTDYTDLAKSNQLQAQKNVEIRNNLVNTILDEMVNPSPNSGAIRQDLAYRLVESNMIRQQISSDFVNLGKQPKEHEYA, from the coding sequence ATGGGAAATATGTTAGAGTATGCTTCTTTTTCTGATGAAGTGTTATTATCCCAATGCACAAATCATTCTCGCATGACGCAACGCGCCGTAGGACTATGTGTCTGGCTCGTTATTGTACTCTCAGCTCTTAATATGGCTTATTTGATTTGGACGGTATCCAATAGCTACCTTCTTGCCGTCTTGATGTTCTTGATTTATGGGGGCATTATGTTGCAAGTCGAACGCATCATGTATGCCAGTGCAAGTAATAAGGGTATGATTTTTAGGCTAATTTTCGTCTTTGGTTCAACCTATATGCTCCACACGGTGAACGAATACATTGTGTACGGCAAAGAAATTACGCAAACCATTGAGGAAAATTACCAGCAAAAACGACTTGAAACCATCGAACCCATGACCAACGCAGTGGGGAATTATTTGGCCAGCAAAAAGGAACTGCAAGATGAGCTAACGCAATTGAGACACCAAAAAGCTGATTTAGAAAGTAAACTTGCCCAAGAAATTGGCGGTGTTTCTTTCAGCCAAAAGGTTAGTGGAAATGAAGGAGATGGTAAACTTGCGGGCATCATCAAAAATGATATTGCGCTGTGTGAGCAAAAAATCCAAGATATAGAAGGGCGATTGTCTTCTACTGAAACAGGTTTTAAGCGGGATAGTGTCACGGCCGTAGCCAAGCAAGATATTCTTGAGTTGAGTTCTACGCCTCATTATTCGGCGGTGGAGCAAAGTGCTGCCTTAGAAAAAGCTAAAGATAAGGCCGACGAATATCACAAAATCGCCTTCGACCTCTGGGGTAAAATTGTCATTGCCTTCTCGGTTTTCTTTGAAAGTGCTGTCCTTATTCTCAAAATGATTATTAAAACTGATTATACGGATTTGGCCAAGAGCAACCAATTGCAAGCACAAAAAAACGTTGAAATTCGTAATAATTTGGTCAATACCATATTAGATGAGATGGTCAATCCGAGCCCTAATAGCGGAGCGATTCGGCAGGATTTGGCCTATCGTTTGGTGGAGTCAAACATGATACGTCAGCAAATTAGCAGTGATTTTGTCAATCTTGGTAAACAACCCAAAGAGCATGAGTATGCCTGA
- a CDS encoding DNA adenine methylase: MYFAKEPSEIEVIGDKNEVVANFYQVAQDEDLFPLLQQLVVATPYARREWAIARNVWRNADCFSELKKAWAFWVLSATCFSSSIGSGFAFDRNHNTVAKRFNNKKKNFGSRIKERLAKTCIENIGALDLIAARDTENAFFYIDPPYISERMGSKSGKNKVDQGHYSGYTVQDYDDLLTLLGGLKGKFILSNYPSDLLDKHVQANGRKVRSETKALQAGSKVKGKVSSLKTEVLVANFDLVVEV; this comes from the coding sequence GTGTACTTTGCAAAGGAACCTTCAGAAATAGAGGTAATTGGGGATAAAAATGAAGTAGTGGCGAACTTCTACCAAGTGGCACAAGACGAGGATTTGTTTCCTTTGTTGCAACAGTTGGTTGTTGCCACGCCCTATGCCCGTCGCGAATGGGCAATTGCTCGCAACGTTTGGCGCAATGCCGATTGCTTTTCAGAGCTAAAGAAAGCATGGGCGTTTTGGGTTTTGAGTGCCACGTGTTTTAGTTCAAGCATTGGTAGTGGCTTTGCTTTTGACAGAAATCATAATACAGTCGCCAAACGTTTCAATAACAAAAAGAAAAACTTTGGGTCGCGAATCAAGGAACGTTTGGCGAAAACTTGTATTGAAAACATAGGAGCTTTGGATTTGATAGCCGCCCGCGACACAGAAAATGCCTTCTTTTATATCGACCCGCCTTATATATCTGAGCGTATGGGCAGCAAATCAGGCAAAAATAAAGTTGACCAAGGCCATTATTCTGGCTACACGGTACAGGATTATGACGATTTACTGACGCTATTGGGTGGGCTGAAAGGCAAATTTATTCTGTCCAATTACCCTTCAGATTTGCTGGATAAACACGTGCAGGCCAACGGACGAAAAGTGCGAAGCGAAACCAAGGCATTACAAGCAGGCTCTAAGGTAAAAGGCAAAGTATCGAGCTTGAAAACGGAGGTATTGGTGGCCAATTTTGATTTAGTTGTAGAAGTATAA
- a CDS encoding cysteine desulfurase family protein translates to MNYKHNISYLDYNATTPIDPRVLDAMLPFLKENFANPSSTHHFGKTINEAIKSARTQVADLIGATDKEIIFTSGSTEAINIALKGVAENYSEKGKHIITVSTEHKAVLDTCNYLENRGYEVTYLSVQKNGLIDLEELKKSLRSDTILVCVMFVNNETGVIQPIQEIALLTHEVGALFMTDATQAIGKIDINAGKIGIDILCLSGHKMYAPKGIGALYVKKGIKLPAYTHGGGHENGLRSGTLNVPSIIALGRACEIAEQEIQQDAERIVSLRNELENELLKIPDTFVNGSTENRIHNVSNICFKGFDANVLIGRMKNVAVSNGSACTSAIVEPSYVLTAMGLSDDDAFASIRFSLGKFNTKEEIKLVVKIVSELIKTSFRYA, encoded by the coding sequence TTGAATTATAAACACAACATATCATACCTCGACTACAACGCCACCACTCCAATAGACCCACGAGTGTTGGATGCGATGCTTCCATTTCTAAAAGAAAATTTTGCCAATCCAAGCAGTACGCATCATTTTGGCAAAACCATAAATGAAGCCATAAAATCAGCAAGAACGCAAGTCGCAGATTTAATCGGTGCAACGGATAAAGAAATTATTTTCACAAGTGGTTCAACAGAAGCAATCAACATTGCTTTAAAAGGTGTCGCCGAAAATTATTCAGAAAAGGGTAAACATATCATAACAGTATCAACCGAACACAAAGCCGTTCTTGATACTTGCAATTATCTTGAAAATAGAGGTTACGAAGTAACTTATTTGTCTGTTCAAAAAAACGGATTGATTGATTTGGAAGAATTGAAAAAATCTTTGCGTTCAGATACAATTTTGGTTTGCGTAATGTTTGTAAACAATGAAACAGGCGTAATTCAACCAATACAAGAAATTGCTTTACTTACTCACGAAGTTGGTGCTTTGTTCATGACTGATGCAACTCAAGCTATTGGAAAAATAGACATAAATGCTGGAAAAATAGGCATTGATATTTTGTGTTTAAGCGGACATAAAATGTACGCTCCAAAAGGAATTGGGGCTTTGTATGTGAAGAAAGGAATTAAACTTCCTGCATACACGCACGGAGGCGGACACGAAAATGGATTGCGAAGTGGAACGTTAAACGTTCCGAGTATTATTGCACTTGGAAGGGCTTGTGAAATTGCTGAACAAGAAATACAACAAGATGCAGAAAGAATTGTATCGTTGCGAAATGAGTTAGAGAACGAATTGCTCAAAATTCCCGACACGTTCGTAAACGGAAGTACAGAAAATAGAATTCACAACGTCAGCAACATTTGTTTCAAAGGTTTTGACGCAAATGTTTTAATCGGAAGAATGAAAAATGTAGCCGTTTCAAATGGTTCTGCTTGTACTTCTGCAATTGTTGAGCCTTCATACGTTTTAACGGCAATGGGATTGAGTGATGATGATGCTTTTGCTTCAATTCGTTTTTCGTTGGGAAAGTTTAATACGAAAGAGGAAATAAAATTAGTTGTTAAAATTGTTTCTGAACTAATCAAAACAAGTTTTAGATATGCTTAA
- a CDS encoding helix-turn-helix domain-containing protein, which translates to MENPFATILKELEELKGMVSALQDWRAEKVVPPAESDFMQLADAAQLLGISKSTLYKYSCSRQSPFTFYKVGKRLFCKRSELLNYMNGSKLASVESYANHRLSARK; encoded by the coding sequence ATGGAAAATCCCTTTGCAACAATATTGAAAGAGTTGGAAGAACTCAAAGGAATGGTCAGTGCTTTACAGGATTGGCGAGCTGAAAAAGTGGTGCCACCCGCCGAAAGTGATTTTATGCAGTTGGCCGATGCTGCCCAACTGTTAGGCATCTCCAAAAGCACTTTATACAAGTATTCATGCAGTCGGCAGTCACCATTCACGTTTTACAAGGTAGGAAAGCGATTGTTTTGCAAGCGTAGCGAACTCCTCAATTATATGAATGGCAGTAAGTTAGCCAGTGTAGAAAGCTATGCTAACCATAGGCTTTCCGCAAGAAAATAG
- a CDS encoding recombinase family protein: protein MLPKEPEASLLKEGLEAYASGKIISVRELRDFWNKKGLRSQTGESKGSAKGMSVSNVGRILNQLVYAGYIAYQKTTKDANGAMLWHWNVPFRKGKHEGLISLETYNIIQEKLNNKKPVMGNFSSLYDEHFPLK from the coding sequence TTGTTACCCAAAGAACCCGAAGCAAGTTTGTTAAAAGAGGGTTTAGAGGCTTATGCTTCGGGCAAAATAATATCTGTTAGAGAATTAAGAGACTTTTGGAATAAAAAGGGTTTGCGTTCTCAGACAGGCGAATCGAAGGGCTCGGCCAAAGGAATGAGCGTGAGTAATGTGGGTCGTATATTGAATCAGTTGGTATATGCGGGCTATATAGCATATCAAAAAACGACGAAAGATGCCAATGGAGCAATGCTTTGGCATTGGAATGTTCCGTTTCGTAAAGGGAAGCATGAAGGGCTTATTTCGCTGGAAACGTATAATATTATTCAAGAGAAATTAAATAATAAAAAGCCCGTGATGGGGAATTTTTCCAGTCTTTATGATGAGCATTTTCCGTTAAAATGA
- a CDS encoding AAA family ATPase, with amino-acid sequence MIIKKISIENYLCYSGVKEFELSDGLNIILGENGEGKTKFFEAIEWLFDNNKLGSLFDNDNDKLNSLVSAKTLNEAEIGEDFRVKVSITVEQYEEKQIISKSFIVKKTADNECSTSNYMLEGIEENKLGERNQVDGADLLNRIFPFQIRKYSMFKGESQLNIFESEDALINLINLFSDAKYYDKYSEKGAFLREKAEKAVEDSTKSNKKNEVLYKNLETEILRLENEKHKYQVHLNSTVEEIKKIEGNLQSAESHVKNADTLETINNRIKNIEEKIAEANKRIDENYTTSLFDEKWIAVNFEPIHKEFTDKVKQLSHDRRKQQSEFDKEQGIKEGERKAKAELLNNAVPLPDNIPSKVIMEEMLHDEICKVCNREAPKGSEAYNFMFERLQTYLQSQVKKEKEADDELLFKKDYTSRLLNLSVSHEDNLKNLREIRKTIKDLFEFNADRKKDIELLNEQLEKEKTEREKVLGDSSIAEEKLVNVLKNYNSWQRDLKQKGKEQIDYEAKLKDIEAQLKTKKDEKDKIDLSSAQSFLIKTRTILRDIETIFKDTKEKKFDGFIEKLETKSNNIFKQINIDAFTGTIVFEKQNKSNKTIVNIELQEDGRIFYKPNQSLLTSMHISILFAISELATEIQSEKFPMIFDAPTSSFGENKTEKFLNLIYETGNQKILLIKDFLYTDKNTKVLSIKDEFKSVKRNKAFWVKLERPFDPNNLKTINTQVITL; translated from the coding sequence ATGATTATCAAAAAAATATCCATAGAAAACTACCTCTGTTACAGCGGTGTAAAAGAGTTTGAATTATCAGACGGCTTAAATATTATTTTAGGAGAAAATGGAGAAGGTAAAACAAAGTTTTTTGAAGCCATTGAATGGTTGTTTGATAATAATAAATTAGGCTCGTTGTTCGACAATGATAACGACAAACTAAACTCATTAGTTTCTGCAAAAACATTGAACGAAGCGGAAATCGGAGAAGATTTTAGAGTAAAAGTATCCATTACGGTTGAGCAGTATGAGGAAAAACAAATCATTTCAAAATCTTTTATTGTAAAAAAGACAGCCGATAACGAGTGTTCAACTTCCAATTATATGCTGGAGGGCATTGAGGAAAACAAGTTAGGCGAAAGAAATCAAGTTGACGGAGCTGATTTATTAAATAGAATTTTTCCTTTTCAAATCCGAAAGTATTCAATGTTTAAAGGAGAATCCCAATTGAATATTTTTGAAAGCGAAGATGCTTTGATTAATTTGATAAACTTGTTTTCCGATGCAAAATATTATGACAAGTATTCTGAAAAAGGTGCTTTTCTAAGAGAAAAAGCAGAAAAGGCCGTTGAAGATTCTACAAAATCTAACAAGAAGAACGAAGTATTGTATAAAAATTTGGAAACCGAAATTCTTCGTCTTGAAAATGAAAAACACAAATATCAAGTTCACTTAAATTCAACTGTTGAAGAAATCAAAAAAATAGAAGGCAATCTTCAATCAGCAGAAAGCCACGTTAAAAATGCCGATACGCTTGAAACGATAAACAACAGAATCAAAAACATTGAAGAAAAAATTGCAGAGGCAAACAAACGTATTGACGAAAATTACACAACCTCATTGTTTGATGAAAAATGGATTGCAGTAAACTTTGAGCCAATTCATAAAGAATTTACAGACAAAGTAAAGCAGTTAAGTCATGACAGAAGAAAGCAACAATCTGAATTTGACAAGGAGCAAGGAATTAAAGAGGGCGAAAGAAAAGCCAAAGCAGAACTATTGAATAATGCCGTTCCGCTTCCTGATAATATTCCATCAAAAGTTATTATGGAGGAAATGCTCCACGATGAAATTTGTAAAGTTTGTAATCGAGAAGCTCCAAAAGGTTCAGAGGCGTACAACTTTATGTTTGAACGCCTGCAAACGTATTTACAAAGCCAAGTCAAAAAGGAAAAGGAAGCCGATGATGAACTTTTGTTCAAGAAAGATTATACGAGCAGACTTTTAAATTTGAGTGTAAGCCACGAAGACAATTTGAAAAATCTTAGAGAAATCAGAAAAACAATCAAAGATTTGTTTGAATTTAATGCTGATAGAAAAAAAGATATTGAGTTGCTGAATGAGCAATTAGAGAAAGAAAAAACAGAGAGAGAAAAGGTTTTAGGCGATTCAAGTATTGCAGAAGAAAAACTTGTCAATGTTCTGAAAAACTACAATTCTTGGCAAAGAGATTTGAAACAGAAAGGCAAAGAACAGATTGATTACGAGGCGAAACTAAAGGATATAGAAGCACAACTAAAAACCAAAAAAGATGAAAAAGACAAAATTGATTTAAGCTCTGCCCAATCATTTTTGATAAAAACAAGAACAATTTTGCGAGATATTGAAACGATTTTCAAAGACACGAAAGAGAAAAAGTTTGACGGGTTTATTGAAAAACTTGAAACGAAATCAAACAATATTTTCAAGCAAATTAATATTGATGCTTTCACAGGAACAATTGTTTTTGAAAAACAAAATAAGAGCAATAAAACGATTGTAAATATTGAATTGCAAGAAGACGGAAGAATTTTTTACAAACCGAACCAATCGTTGCTTACATCAATGCACATTTCCATCTTGTTTGCCATATCAGAGTTAGCAACGGAAATCCAATCAGAAAAATTTCCAATGATTTTTGATGCACCGACATCTTCGTTTGGCGAAAACAAAACAGAGAAATTCTTGAATCTGATTTACGAAACGGGCAATCAAAAAATCCTTTTGATAAAAGATTTCCTTTACACAGATAAAAACACAAAAGTGCTTTCAATCAAAGATGAATTTAAAAGCGTAAAAAGAAACAAAGCGTTTTGGGTAAAATTGGAAAGACCCTTTGACCCGAACAATTTAAAAACAATCAATACCCAAGTAATTACTTTGTAA
- a CDS encoding DEAD/DEAH box helicase family protein, whose translation MLKDCEWSIDRDYKTGSENEPMQFYLEGLANSSEFHLLLGYFSSAAINLLSIGFATFISKGGKMRMVINHLLSEKDKAVVEKGLNENPNKVFDLTDIVTLGRILDEYDTHFFECLAYLIAEKRIEIKVVKPKNGRGIAHYKSGVFTDGENSIAYKASCNFTLRGLSENLEELEAFLSWENGRSNKLIKKQMRIIDNYFAENDDSVEYLSASDIEIAIRDRFGNKDLDELIVQESQLLKKKVSLINNGRLKQTILKLHKEIDKVIHNPRFPNNGTPRTYQVEAYQNWVTNDYKGIFAMATGTGKTITSLNCLLEDYKKENSYKAIILVPTTALLEQWKKECAKFNFKNVITVSSKEKWEDKLAFFNTASKLIDTSYIVIVTYASLSRDKFQSFFKQLPKETLLIADETHNLGSQGLLKILPTIHLEKRIGLSATPHRKFDEAGNTAIEEFFNDKSPYIVSYSMKQALENGFLCQYTYFPHIVKLTEEEMKRYKEISLQLLRMGLFDEKGNFKSSPEIEKKLLERKRIIHKATNKIDAFQKILNDEFKQRKNLKYTLVYVPEGVEANFEYNDFIEETEDENKLINEYTRVVSNTDDSVMVKQFTSNSTNREGVLINYEKGITHVLTSMKCLDEGVDVPRSELAIFCASTGNPRQFIQRRGRVLRLHKDKIHATIHDLVVIPEVSNNESTFEMEKSLVRKELERVVDFANLAMNKTETYNSLKDVLDQYNLNLNDI comes from the coding sequence ATGCTTAAAGATTGCGAATGGTCTATAGATAGGGATTATAAAACAGGTTCGGAAAACGAGCCTATGCAGTTCTATTTGGAAGGTTTGGCAAATAGTTCCGAATTTCATTTGTTATTGGGCTATTTTAGTTCGGCAGCTATTAATTTGCTTTCGATTGGTTTTGCTACATTTATCAGCAAAGGTGGAAAAATGCGAATGGTCATCAATCATTTGCTTTCTGAAAAAGATAAAGCAGTAGTTGAAAAAGGGTTGAATGAAAACCCAAATAAGGTTTTTGATTTAACTGATATTGTTACGCTTGGTAGAATACTTGATGAATACGACACGCATTTTTTTGAATGTTTAGCTTATTTAATTGCTGAAAAACGCATTGAAATAAAAGTTGTAAAACCCAAAAATGGTAGAGGAATAGCACATTATAAGTCTGGTGTTTTTACTGATGGAGAAAACAGTATTGCATACAAAGCTTCCTGCAATTTTACATTGAGAGGGTTATCAGAAAATTTAGAAGAATTAGAAGCTTTCTTGAGCTGGGAAAACGGACGGTCAAATAAACTTATTAAAAAGCAAATGAGAATCATTGATAATTATTTTGCTGAAAATGATGACAGTGTTGAATATTTATCTGCAAGTGATATTGAAATTGCAATCAGAGATAGGTTTGGTAACAAAGATTTGGATGAGCTTATAGTTCAGGAATCCCAATTATTAAAAAAGAAAGTGAGCTTGATTAACAATGGGCGTTTGAAACAAACTATTCTCAAACTTCACAAAGAAATTGATAAAGTCATTCACAATCCAAGATTTCCCAATAATGGGACGCCAAGAACGTATCAGGTAGAAGCCTATCAAAATTGGGTTACAAACGATTATAAAGGAATTTTTGCAATGGCAACAGGAACAGGCAAAACAATTACTTCGTTGAATTGCTTGTTAGAAGATTATAAAAAAGAAAACTCATACAAAGCGATTATTTTAGTTCCAACAACAGCATTGTTGGAGCAATGGAAAAAAGAATGCGCCAAGTTCAATTTCAAAAATGTTATCACAGTAAGCTCAAAAGAAAAGTGGGAAGATAAACTTGCGTTTTTCAATACCGCAAGCAAATTGATTGACACTTCATATATCGTAATTGTAACGTACGCTTCGCTTTCGAGAGATAAGTTTCAAAGTTTTTTCAAACAACTTCCAAAGGAAACCCTATTGATTGCGGACGAAACGCACAATTTAGGTTCACAAGGACTTTTGAAGATTTTGCCGACAATTCATTTAGAAAAAAGAATTGGTTTATCGGCAACACCACACCGAAAATTTGACGAAGCAGGAAATACAGCAATTGAAGAATTTTTCAATGACAAATCGCCTTATATTGTTTCCTATTCAATGAAACAAGCATTAGAAAATGGTTTTCTCTGCCAATACACATACTTCCCGCATATCGTAAAATTGACTGAAGAGGAAATGAAACGCTATAAAGAAATTTCGCTTCAACTTTTGCGAATGGGTTTGTTTGATGAGAAAGGAAATTTTAAAAGTTCGCCAGAGATTGAGAAAAAATTGTTGGAAAGAAAACGCATTATCCATAAAGCCACCAATAAAATTGACGCGTTTCAAAAGATTTTGAACGATGAATTTAAGCAACGAAAAAACTTGAAATATACTTTGGTTTACGTTCCCGAAGGAGTTGAAGCAAATTTTGAATACAACGATTTCATTGAAGAAACAGAAGATGAAAACAAATTGATTAACGAGTACACAAGAGTTGTAAGTAATACTGACGATTCTGTAATGGTAAAACAATTCACGTCAAATTCCACAAATCGAGAAGGAGTTTTAATCAATTACGAAAAAGGAATTACACACGTTTTAACTTCAATGAAATGTCTAGACGAAGGCGTGGATGTACCTCGTTCGGAATTGGCGATATTTTGTGCCAGTACAGGAAATCCAAGGCAATTTATTCAAAGACGTGGGCGAGTTTTGCGTTTGCATAAAGATAAAATTCACGCAACAATTCACGACTTAGTTGTTATTCCTGAAGTTTCAAATAACGAAAGCACCTTTGAAATGGAAAAGAGCTTAGTAAGAAAAGAATTAGAACGTGTTGTTGATTTTGCAAATTTGGCAATGAACAAAACAGAAACATACAATTCTTTGAAAGATGTTTTAGACCAATACAATTTAAACTTAAACGACATTTGA
- a CDS encoding DNA sulfur modification protein DndB gives MKIPALRAKIGNWDYYVTTLTFEQVDKFVSKVDENLHKSESLKDLIQRSITDNYKGVKEYIINQQELFFNSLVLAVYDDYPDWQEIEFKYDETETYQMGLLDFPSQHKIFPVDGQHRVEGIKAALKEKPELKDQQIAAIFIGHKNDDSGKQRTRRLFTTLNRYAKPVSPDYVIALEEDDVVAIMTRNLLEEYDLFTGKRVISAKQKAIPPKNKEAITSIITLYQANLELFKVFYEENFKKKPTKKVLDKYLKFKPSNEEFEAYKSFCIRFWDAFKTKLSFISEYVNTVENSAEAYRNNETGGNLLFRPIGILPFIKSSLLIYQRKQISFEQIFERFNNVNFEINTKPWLNVVWNPIEKKMIMNSDSVTQSLLIYLYSDNVLTAQEIKKLKEGYASKISSQDVDNVLQGIEN, from the coding sequence ATGAAAATTCCAGCGTTAAGAGCAAAAATAGGTAATTGGGATTACTACGTAACCACTCTTACTTTTGAACAAGTAGATAAATTTGTTTCAAAGGTTGATGAAAATTTACATAAGTCGGAATCATTAAAAGATTTGATTCAGCGAAGCATTACCGACAATTATAAAGGGGTAAAAGAATACATAATTAATCAACAAGAATTATTCTTTAATTCACTTGTATTAGCTGTTTATGACGATTATCCTGATTGGCAAGAAATTGAGTTTAAATATGACGAAACAGAAACTTATCAAATGGGATTACTTGATTTCCCTAGTCAGCATAAGATATTTCCTGTTGATGGACAACATCGTGTTGAAGGAATTAAAGCAGCATTGAAAGAAAAACCTGAGTTAAAAGACCAGCAAATTGCTGCAATTTTTATCGGACACAAAAACGATGATTCAGGAAAACAAAGAACAAGAAGATTGTTTACTACACTTAACCGTTATGCGAAACCCGTTTCACCTGATTATGTTATTGCGTTAGAAGAAGACGATGTTGTTGCAATTATGACAAGAAACTTGCTTGAAGAATATGACTTGTTTACAGGCAAAAGAGTTATTTCTGCAAAACAAAAAGCTATTCCACCTAAGAATAAAGAAGCTATCACATCTATTATTACTTTGTATCAAGCCAATCTTGAATTGTTCAAAGTTTTTTATGAAGAAAATTTCAAAAAGAAACCTACTAAAAAGGTCTTAGATAAATATCTAAAATTTAAACCATCAAACGAAGAATTTGAAGCCTATAAGTCTTTTTGTATTCGTTTTTGGGATGCTTTCAAAACAAAACTTTCATTCATTTCCGAGTATGTAAACACAGTTGAAAATTCAGCAGAAGCTTATCGTAATAATGAAACGGGAGGAAATCTTTTATTCCGTCCTATCGGTATATTGCCTTTTATAAAATCAAGCTTGTTGATTTATCAAAGAAAACAAATTTCATTTGAGCAAATCTTTGAGCGTTTTAATAATGTCAATTTTGAAATAAATACTAAACCTTGGTTAAATGTAGTTTGGAATCCGATTGAAAAGAAAATGATAATGAACTCTGATTCGGTAACGCAATCATTGCTTATTTATCTGTACTCTGACAATGTTTTGACTGCCCAAGAAATTAAAAAACTCAAAGAAGGCTATGCGTCAAAAATTTCATCACAAGACGTAGATAATGTTTTACAAGGAATTGAAAATTGA
- a CDS encoding ABC transporter substrate-binding protein, with the protein MYLNTDGQEAPGIGFMLGDESNGADGLLVKNGVKSLADLSGKTIALEKETPAYILLKYAAKQNNIDFKTLKIKYMPAADAATAFIAGQVDAA; encoded by the coding sequence ATGTATTTAAATACTGATGGTCAAGAAGCTCCTGGTATTGGTTTTATGCTCGGAGACGAGTCAAATGGAGCAGATGGATTATTGGTTAAAAATGGAGTCAAATCTTTGGCTGATTTAAGTGGTAAAACTATTGCCTTAGAAAAAGAAACACCGGCATACATTCTCCTCAAATACGCTGCAAAACAAAATAATATTGATTTCAAAACACTTAAAATTAAGTATATGCCAGCCGCAGATGCAGCCACTGCCTTTATTGCAGGTCAGGTTGATGCTGCTTGA